In Anthonomus grandis grandis chromosome 6, icAntGran1.3, whole genome shotgun sequence, one DNA window encodes the following:
- the LOC126738059 gene encoding aldehyde dehydrogenase, dimeric NADP-preferring-like, translating to MTDGEYILPRVQNSNGFPNVAIIDIDMSQQDKQTPTQLVAKVRKSFNTGKTRAYDYRVGQLKALKSFLKDHSQGICDALHADLRKPQQESLVYEIDLLVQNINYILKHLKTWMKPEAPDKPLMNFFDSIQIYSDPFGVVLIMGAWNYPVVLTLQPLIGAIAAGNCCIIKPSDLSVHTSQLMYDLLPKYLDKDCYAVFLGGIPETTDLLKERFDYIFFTGSTQVGRIIYKAATNFLTPCTLELGGKSPTYIDSTANVEIATKRILWGKFINAGQTCVAPDYLLCTKEIQEQVISYADKFIKDFFGNNIKESKDYARILNERNFMRVCNLLKNQKIALGGNVDAQDLYISPTILIDVKPEDDIMQEEIFGPIFPIINVRDANEAIQFINKREKPLALYVFTKNKKIKDLFLTNTSSGGVCLNDTVMQLTVETLPFGGVGASGMGNYHGKKSFDTFVHKKSVLQRNYNIIGEKLQELRYAPFTPKRMKMLRMALITFNRSIPFKQLALYGLVFGLGVGVTIGGYFLNKHFMEEN from the exons GGTCCAAAACTCAAACGGATTTCCGAACGTTGCTATAATCGATATCGACATGTCCCAACAAGATAAACAAACCCCCACTCAATTAGTGGCCAAAGTGCGAAAATCCTTTAATACTGGTAAAACTAGGGCTTACGACTATAGGGTGGGACAACTAAAGGctttaaaatcctttttaaagGACCACTCTCAAGGTATATGTGATGCTTTACATGCGGACCTTAG gaaaCCCCAGCAAGAATCTTTGGTGTACGAAATCGACCTTCtagtacaaaatattaattatattttgaaacatttaaaaacgtGGATGAAACCTGAAGCACCGGATAAGCCtttgatgaatttttttgaTTCTATACAGATTTACTCGGATCCTTTTGGGGTTGTTTTGATAATGGGAGCATGGAATTATCCAGTGGTTTTGACATTACAGCCTCTTATAG GAGCAATTGCAGCAGGCAACTGTTGCATTATCAAACCATCAGACCTTTCTGTTCACACATCACAGCTAATGTATGATCTTTTGCCTAAATATTTGGATAAGGACTGCTATGCTGTTTTCTTGGGGGGTATCCCGGAAACTACTGATCTTTTAAAAGAAAG GTTcgactatatattttttacggGATCCACACAGGTTGGTAGGATAATATACAAAGCTGCGACGAATTTTTTAACGCCTTGCACGTTAGAACTAGGAGGAAAAAGTCCAACTTATATTGACTCAACTG CTAATGTGGAAATAGCAACGAAAAGAATCTTATGGGGTAAATTTATAAATGCTGGACAAACTTGTGTAGCTCCAGACTACTTACTTTGCACTAAGGAAATTCAAGAGCAAGTCATTAGTTATGCAGATAAAttcattaaagatttttttggaaataacaTTAAAGAGTCTAAGGATTATGCCAGAATATTAAACGAAAGAAACTTTATGAG AGTTTGCAACTTGCTAAAGAACCAAAAAATTGCCCTAGGTGGCAACGTAGACGCCCAAGATCTTTACATTTCGCCCACTATTTTGATCGATGTGAAACCTGAAGATGACATAATGCAAGAGGAAATTTTCGGACCAATTTTTCCTATTATTAATGTGCGAGATGCCAATGAGGCGAtccaatttataaacaaaagaGAGAAGCCCTTGGCCTTATATGTAtttaccaaaaacaaaaaaattaaagatttatttctGACAAACACCTCCAGTGGCGGTGTTTGTTTGAATGATACCGTGATGCAATTGACAGTGGAAACTCTACCATTTGGTGGAGTTGGTGCCAGCGGTATGGGGAATTACCATGGTAAAAAGAGTTTTGATACTTTTGTTCATAAAAAGAGTGTTTTGCAAAGGAATTACAATATTATCGGAGAGAAGTTGCAAGAGTTACGTTACGCACCGTTCACTCCTAAGAGAATGAAAATGTTAAGAATGGCATTAATCACTTTTAACAGAAGCATTCCATTCAAACAACTGGCTCTTTATGGGTTGGTATTTGGGTTGGGGGTGGGAGTAACCATTGGAGGTTATTTCCTTAATAAGCATTTTATGGAGGAAAATTAA